A window of the Synechococcus sp. LTW-R genome harbors these coding sequences:
- a CDS encoding F0F1 ATP synthase subunit B produces the protein MTIPSLFASHGGFGLNLNVFETNIINLAIVIFGLYKFLPNFLGSILERRRAIILADLKDAEERLSSATASLSQAQQDLAAAQQKAEQIRVDGKARAEAIRLDSEKRTIEEMARLKQGAAADLNAEASRVSNQLRREAARLAIEKALATLPGKLSADAQAQLVNQSIKTLGNA, from the coding sequence ATGACCATTCCTTCCCTTTTCGCCAGCCACGGTGGCTTTGGTCTGAACCTCAATGTGTTCGAGACCAACATCATCAACCTGGCCATCGTCATCTTCGGCCTCTACAAGTTTCTGCCCAACTTCCTGGGCAGCATCCTGGAGCGCCGTCGCGCGATCATCCTTGCCGACCTGAAAGACGCTGAAGAGCGCCTCAGCTCGGCAACCGCATCCCTGTCTCAAGCCCAGCAGGATCTGGCCGCTGCCCAGCAGAAGGCTGAACAGATTCGCGTTGATGGCAAGGCACGGGCTGAAGCCATCCGTCTTGACTCTGAGAAGCGCACCATCGAGGAGATGGCCCGTCTCAAGCAAGGCGCCGCTGCTGATCTCAACGCTGAAGCCTCCCGGGTCAGCAACCAGCTCCGCCGTGAGGCGGCCCGACTGGCCATCGAGAAGGCACTCGCCACCCTGCCCGGCAAGCTCAGCGCTGATGCCCAAGCGCAGCTGGTGAATCAGTCCATCAAAACGTTGGGGAACGCCTGA
- the atpH gene encoding ATP synthase F1 subunit delta encodes MPLLNTVTTPYAEAFLQVAESRKEADEVMEQAKAVLALWKESPELREAMGSPVLEVSAKKAAIEKLFADQLKPSFLNLLKLLADRQRIGMLDAVLDRTLELYREQRNIALASVTSAAALNEEQQAELSKKVQAVAGTDKLEINLSVDPNLIGGFVVKVGSKVIDASLAGQVRRLGLALAKVS; translated from the coding sequence ATGCCGCTGCTCAACACCGTTACGACCCCCTACGCCGAGGCTTTCCTTCAAGTGGCCGAGAGCCGCAAGGAAGCCGATGAGGTCATGGAACAGGCCAAGGCCGTTCTTGCCCTCTGGAAGGAGTCTCCTGAGCTCCGGGAAGCCATGGGCTCCCCAGTGCTTGAGGTCTCCGCCAAGAAGGCTGCCATTGAGAAGCTCTTCGCTGATCAACTCAAGCCTTCCTTCCTCAACTTGCTGAAGCTGCTGGCCGATCGCCAGCGCATTGGCATGCTCGACGCCGTGCTGGATCGCACTCTCGAGCTCTACCGCGAGCAGCGCAACATCGCTCTCGCCTCTGTCACCTCCGCCGCTGCCCTCAATGAGGAGCAACAGGCTGAGCTCAGCAAGAAGGTTCAGGCCGTGGCCGGTACCGACAAGCTGGAGATCAATCTGAGCGTCGACCCCAATTTGATCGGCGGTTTCGTCGTCAAAGTCGGCTCCAAGGTGATTGATGCCAGCCTCGCGGGTCAGGTGCGTCGCCTCGGACTGGCGCTGGCCAAGGTGAGCTAG